Proteins encoded together in one Rhipicephalus sanguineus isolate Rsan-2018 chromosome 9, BIME_Rsan_1.4, whole genome shotgun sequence window:
- the LOC119405759 gene encoding putative uncharacterized protein DDB_G0287113 gives MSMQVIIDGVLTEVYPGVDSDGLPIIEDGLPVYVTPGGMPIRLDMTHVTVGAASHGSPERPEDAAPRDSPEPWADDPAPHGPPERRPEELWPEARVLCLIDLVKKYQTDIRNKKKTKRQMWQIISDQINLEFGCKILPNQVENKWRALERKYRMVKQHNNISGNDRRTCEFEEELAEVLERQHLINPVYVAGAGRRRVQSAQSAAPSPQTPAAQSPLPSTSRASEDTEEVEPASPLPPAALETEEPEEQQEEQQQGQQQGQQQQEQQQQGPPAKRQRQDPNRVLIEGFLNYLRTAEENRERRHNERMETEERHHQENLAVARRLASSLEQQQQQPFSDDD, from the exons ATGTCGATGCAAGTTATTATTGACGGCGTGCTGACGGAAGTGTACCCGGGAGTCGATAGTGATGGACTGCCCATCATCGAAGACGGCCTTCCAGTCTACGTTACCCCAG GGGGCATGCCAATCCGCTTAGACATGACCCATGTCACGGTGGGTGCTGCGTCGCATGGCTCTCCTGAGCGACCGGAGGATGCTGCGCCCCGTGACTCACCCGAACCGTGGGCGGACGATCCTGCGCCACATGGCCCTCCGGAACGTCGGCCGGAAGAGCTGTGGCCCGAAGCGCGGGTCTTATGCTTAATTGATTTGGTAAAAAAATATCAGACTGacatcagaaataaaaaaaaaaccaaaagacAAATGTGGCAAATAATTTCAGATCAGATTAACCTGGAATTCGGCTGCAAAATTCTGCCAAATCAAGTTGAAAATAAATGGAGGGCCCTAGAAAGAAAGTACCGCATGGTAAAACAGCACAACAACATTTCGGGAAACGACAGGAGGACCTGTGAATTTGAAGA AGAGCTGGCCGAGGTCCTCGAGAGGCAGCACTTGATAAATCCTGTTTACGTCGCGGGGGCAGGACGTCGACGAGTGCAGAG TGCCCAGTCAGCTGCCCCAAGCCCCCAGACACCAGCTGCTCAAAGCCCGCTGCCCAGCACAAGCAGGGCCAGTGAGGACACAGAGGAAGTGGAACCGGCAAGTCCTTTGCCACCTGCAGCCCTGGAAACAGAAGAACCAGAGGAGCAGCAGGAGGAGCAACAGCAGGGGCAGCAGCAGGGGCAGCAACAGCAGGAGCAGCAACAGCAGGGCCCTCCAGCCAAACGGCAGAGACAAGACCCGAACCGGGTACTTATTGAGGGTTTTTTAAATTATTTGAGAACAGCTGAAGAGAACCGAGAACGGCGCCACAACGAGCGCATGGAGACAGAAGAGAGGCATCATCAGGAAAATCTTGCTGTTGCAAGGCGCTTAGCAAGTTCCCTtgaacagcagcaacagcaacctTTTTCTGATGATGACTAG
- the LOC119404289 gene encoding putative nuclease HARBI1 — translation MIVEELLAAAAALFSLLVRRTPLHEDNDEECSGDEFAMALLIAKLERHDRHRVPLYVERVVPTYLDFEFRKLFRLSRSTCGALVEEYQRSNFYPEGFRGRPKISAEKTLLVALAYLGTQQTMYQIADKFDVSESTVHAAISRVLDFLDSISAREICWPDRNERERNKRAFKTLVRRRSGLPDVVGAIDGCHVRIARPTESEQSYYNRKKFHSIILQGICDADMMFIDVFIGIPGRAHDSRVLQDSFFYEEAAAKCEGGYLVGDAAYPLKMWLLPSYRHTTAKWEPWMTAFNYAHTRQRVVIEQAFGILKARFQRLYHIDVGSIKQAVQIVLASCVLHNMARRCGDIVEFDLEVSDSGTDVSSAEPAEGDDPPTRSAAAFRDGIAQSLL, via the exons ATGATTGTCGAGGAGCtgcttgccgccgccgctgcattATTTTCGCTCCTCGTCAGGAGAACACCCCTTCATGAAGACAATGACGAGGAGTGCAGCGGCGACGAGTTTGCTATGGCTTTGCTCATAGCAAAGTTGGAGAGGCACGATCGACACAGGGTGCCTTTGTACGTCGAACGTGTCGTGCCGACTTACCTTGACTTCGAGTTTCGGAAGTTGTTTCGGCTCTCGAGAAGCACCTGTGGAGCTCTCGTGGAGGAGTACCAACGATCGAACTTCTATCCTGAAGGATTTCGAGGCCGCCCTAAAATATCGGCCGAGAAGACGCTTCTGGTGGCGCTTGCGTACCTAGGTACGCAACAAACGATGTACCAGATCGCAGACAAGTTTGACGTCAGCGAGTCGACGGTACATGCAGCTATCAGCCGTGTGCTGGACTTTCTGGACTCCATCAGCGCTCGGGAGATTTGCTGGCCAGACCGGAACGAGAGAGAGCGGAACAAGCGCGCTTTCAAGACGCTGGTTCGCCGCCGATCGGGGCTCCCGGACGTTGTCGGTGCCATCGATGGATGTCATGTCCGCATTGCTAGACCAACGGAGTCGGAACAAAGCTACTACAACCGCAAGAAGTTCCACTCGATAATTCTGCAGGGGATCTGCGATGCGGACATGATGTTCATCGATGTCTTCATTGGCATTCCCGGGAGAGCTCACGACTCCCGAGTGCTCCAGGACAGCTTCTTCTACGAAGAAGCAGCGGCGAAGTGCGAAG GAGGCTACCTCGTGGGAGATGCTGCGTACCCGCTGAAGATGTGGTTGCTGCCATCATACCGCCATACGACGGCGAAATGGGAGCCTTGGATGACGGCGTTCAACTACGCCCACACCAGACAGCGAGTGGTCATTGAGCAGGCCTTCGGAATTCTGAAGGCCCGCTTCCAGAGGCTCTACCACATTGACGTCGGCAGCATCAAGCAGGCAGTGCAAATTGTGCTTGCATCCTGTGTGCTGCACAACATGGCTCGACGATGCGGTGACATCGTGGAATTCGACTTGGAGGTGAGCGACAGCGGCACTGATGTATCGTCTGCCGAGCCCGCCGAAGGCGACGATCCACCTACCCGCTCTGCCGCAGCATTCCGCGATGGCATCGCCCAGAGCCTGTTGTAG